One window from the genome of Palaemon carinicauda isolate YSFRI2023 chromosome 24, ASM3689809v2, whole genome shotgun sequence encodes:
- the LOC137618334 gene encoding periaxin-like — protein MIMITSKPGRPLITFPKTLKVIHRQLEADSSLSALEIKSRNPRLSAPEIKARNPRLSAPEIKARNPRLSAPEIKARNPRFSASEIKARNPRLSGPEIKDRNPRLSAQEIKARNPRLSAQEIKARNPRLSAPEIKARNPRLSAPEIKARNPRLSAPEIKARNPRFLVVRKQC, from the coding sequence ATGATTATGATTACCTCTAAGCCTGGACGGCCCCTTATAACCTTTCCGAAGACCTTGAAGGTTATACATCGTCAGTTAGAGGCTGATTCTTCATTATCAGCCCTAGAAATCAAATCTAGGAACCCTCGTTtatcagccccagaaatcaaagctaggaaccctcgtttatcagccccagaaatcaaagctaggaaccctcgtttatcagccccagaaatcaaagctaGGAACCCTCGTTTTTCAGCCTCAGAAATCAAAGCTAGGAACCCTCGTTTATCAGGCCCAGAAATCAAAGATAGGAACCCTCGTTTATCAGCCCAAGAAATCAAAGCTAGGAACCCTCGTTTATCAGCCCAAGAAATCAAAGCTAGGAACCCTCGTTtatcagccccagaaatcaaagctaggaaccctcgtttatcagccccagaaatcaaagctaggaaccctcgtttatcagccccagaaatcaaagctaGGAACCCTCGTTTTTTGGTTGTTCGAAAGCAGTGCTGA